In Bradyrhizobium guangxiense, the following are encoded in one genomic region:
- a CDS encoding DHCW motif cupin fold protein, whose protein sequence is MKLPTSPFTVTDWSKVEPTTHPGETGEAKWRTLNIGDLRVRMVEYSPGYLADHWCDRGHVLYVLKGELDSELRDGRTFKLTAGMSYQVSDFGDAAHRSSTATGATLFIVD, encoded by the coding sequence ATGAAACTCCCCACCTCCCCCTTTACCGTCACCGACTGGAGCAAGGTCGAGCCGACCACGCATCCCGGCGAAACCGGAGAGGCCAAGTGGCGCACGCTCAATATCGGCGATCTTCGCGTGCGGATGGTGGAATATTCGCCGGGCTATCTGGCCGATCATTGGTGCGATCGCGGCCATGTGCTCTACGTGCTGAAGGGCGAGCTCGACAGCGAGCTGCGTGACGGGCGCACATTCAAGCTCACGGCGGGGATGAGCTACCAGGTTTCGGATTTCGGCGACGCCGCGCATCGGTCCTCGACCGCAACCGGGGCGACGCTCTTCATCGTGGACTAA
- a CDS encoding endonuclease/exonuclease/phosphatase family protein, with the protein MKLASFNVENLFMRARALSGPGFSEQGKVILKAQADINALLGKDTYTKADKKKIVELLDTLGLKKSDESKYAILRQNRGHLVKRPQSGPIEVVADGRDDWIGWGDLTGEQVNEEATRNTARVMKAIDADVLGVVEAESRPALVRFCKDVMPAVEATPYDHIMLIDGNDDRGIDVGLMTKKKFEIVSIASHVDDEDEDGLVFSRDCAQFEIRTAEGNSLIVLANHFKSKGFGSQATSNAKRKRQAARTATIYRQLRQQHDFIAVIGDFNDTPDSDPISPLFHQTGLKDISELGGVDDGGRPGTFKNGTASNKIDYILLSPALFEKATAGGIFRMGVWGGKNGDLFPHFPEITKEVEAASDHAAIWAELDI; encoded by the coding sequence ATGAAGCTCGCATCTTTCAACGTGGAAAACCTTTTCATGCGCGCGCGTGCGCTCAGCGGCCCTGGCTTCTCGGAGCAAGGCAAGGTCATCCTGAAGGCGCAGGCCGACATCAACGCCCTCCTCGGCAAGGACACGTACACCAAGGCCGACAAGAAGAAGATCGTCGAGCTGCTCGATACGCTCGGCCTCAAGAAGTCGGACGAGAGCAAATACGCGATCCTGCGGCAGAATCGCGGCCATCTGGTCAAGCGGCCGCAAAGCGGACCGATCGAGGTCGTGGCCGACGGCCGAGACGACTGGATCGGCTGGGGCGACCTCACGGGGGAGCAGGTCAACGAGGAGGCAACACGCAATACTGCGCGGGTCATGAAGGCCATCGATGCAGACGTGCTCGGCGTGGTGGAAGCGGAAAGCCGGCCCGCCCTGGTCCGGTTCTGCAAGGACGTGATGCCCGCCGTCGAGGCGACGCCCTACGATCATATCATGCTGATCGACGGCAATGACGATCGTGGCATCGACGTCGGGCTCATGACCAAGAAGAAATTCGAGATCGTCTCGATCGCAAGCCACGTCGATGACGAAGACGAGGACGGCCTCGTCTTCAGCCGGGATTGCGCCCAGTTCGAGATCAGGACGGCAGAGGGAAATTCACTCATCGTCCTCGCCAATCACTTCAAGAGCAAGGGCTTCGGCTCCCAGGCGACCTCGAACGCGAAGCGCAAGCGGCAGGCCGCACGCACCGCGACCATCTATCGTCAGCTCCGCCAGCAGCACGATTTCATCGCGGTGATCGGCGATTTCAACGACACGCCGGACAGCGATCCGATCAGCCCACTGTTTCATCAGACCGGCCTGAAGGACATCAGCGAGCTCGGCGGGGTCGACGATGGCGGCCGCCCCGGCACGTTCAAGAACGGCACCGCGTCGAACAAGATCGACTACATCCTGCTATCACCAGCCCTGTTCGAGAAGGCGACGGCCGGCGGCATCTTCCGCATGGGCGTCTGGGGCGGCAAGAACGGCGACCTGTTCCCGCATTTTCCGGAGATCACCAAGGAGGTCGAGGCTGCGTCCGACCATGCGGCGATCTGGGCCGAGCTCGACATCTAG
- a CDS encoding nuclear transport factor 2 family protein: MSQHHQPSTLAALGRTWVEAWNTGDLERVLALYDEAAVMTSDRIPMLGFDASGTVRGKDALRAYWGKALGLLPELHFTLIDLFVSPDSVVVFYANERGKKICEYLRVNDAGLIVQGSANHLVG, translated from the coding sequence ATGTCACAGCACCATCAGCCATCAACGCTGGCCGCGCTCGGCCGCACCTGGGTCGAAGCCTGGAATACTGGCGATCTCGAGCGCGTGCTTGCCCTCTACGACGAGGCGGCCGTGATGACCTCGGACCGCATTCCCATGCTGGGGTTCGACGCCAGCGGCACGGTGCGCGGCAAGGATGCCTTGCGCGCCTATTGGGGCAAGGCACTCGGGTTGTTGCCGGAGCTGCATTTCACGCTGATCGATCTGTTCGTCAGCCCCGACAGCGTCGTGGTGTTCTACGCCAACGAGCGCGGCAAGAAGATCTGCGAATATCTGCGGGTGAACGATGCCGGGCTGATCGTGCAGGGCTCGGCGAACCATTTGGTCGGGTGA
- the guaA gene encoding glutamine-hydrolyzing GMP synthase encodes MTAAQNDRSASTPSVASAHDKILIVDFGSQVTQLIARRVREDGVYCEIVPFNKAEEAFKEMKPKAVILSGGPESVHEAGSPRAPQLIFASGVPVMGICYGQMTMAAQLGGEVEGGHHREFGRADVEVKADSQLFADVWSSGSKNQVWMSHGDRITKMPPGFSVAGTSPNAPFAIIQDEKRKYYGLMFHPEVVHTPDGAKLIRNFVRKIAGLTGDWTMRAFREEEIAKIRAQVGKGRVICGLSGGVDSAVAAVLIHEAIGDQLTCVFVDHGLMRLNEAEQVVDLFRHHYNIPLVHVDASRQFLGELEGVTDPEAKRKTIGRLFIEVFEAEAKKIGGADFLAQGTLYPDVIESVSFTGGPSVTIKSHHNVGGLPERMNMKLVEPLRELFKDEVRKLGRELGLPEIFVGRHPFPGPGLAIRCPGEITRDKLDILRKADAVYIDQIRKHGLYDEIWQAFAVLLPVKTVGVMGDGRTYDYVVGLRAVTSTDGMTADFYQFDMKFLGETATRIINEVKGVNRVVYDVTSKPPGTIEWE; translated from the coding sequence ATGACAGCAGCACAGAACGACCGCTCCGCGTCGACGCCCTCGGTGGCCTCGGCGCACGACAAGATTCTCATCGTCGACTTCGGCAGCCAGGTGACGCAGCTGATCGCGCGTCGCGTGCGCGAGGACGGCGTCTATTGCGAGATCGTCCCGTTCAACAAGGCCGAAGAAGCCTTCAAGGAGATGAAGCCGAAGGCGGTGATCCTCTCCGGCGGCCCCGAGTCGGTGCATGAAGCGGGCTCGCCTCGCGCCCCGCAATTGATCTTCGCCTCCGGCGTGCCGGTGATGGGCATCTGCTACGGCCAGATGACCATGGCGGCCCAGCTCGGCGGTGAGGTCGAGGGCGGCCATCACCGCGAGTTCGGCCGCGCCGATGTCGAGGTCAAGGCCGACAGCCAGCTGTTCGCGGACGTCTGGTCGTCAGGCAGCAAGAACCAGGTCTGGATGAGCCACGGCGACCGCATCACCAAGATGCCGCCCGGCTTCTCCGTCGCCGGCACCTCGCCGAACGCCCCGTTCGCGATCATCCAGGACGAGAAGCGCAAATATTACGGCCTGATGTTCCACCCCGAAGTGGTGCACACGCCCGACGGCGCCAAACTCATCCGCAACTTCGTGCGCAAGATCGCCGGCCTCACCGGCGACTGGACCATGCGCGCCTTCCGCGAGGAGGAGATCGCCAAGATCCGCGCGCAGGTCGGCAAGGGCAGAGTGATCTGCGGCCTCTCCGGCGGCGTCGATTCAGCCGTCGCGGCCGTGCTGATCCACGAGGCGATCGGCGACCAGCTCACCTGCGTCTTCGTCGATCACGGATTGATGCGCCTCAACGAGGCCGAGCAGGTCGTCGACCTGTTCCGCCACCACTACAACATCCCGCTCGTGCACGTGGATGCCTCAAGACAGTTTTTGGGCGAGCTCGAAGGCGTCACCGACCCCGAAGCCAAGCGCAAGACCATCGGCCGCCTCTTCATCGAGGTGTTCGAGGCCGAGGCCAAGAAGATCGGCGGCGCCGATTTCCTGGCGCAAGGCACGCTCTATCCTGATGTGATCGAGAGCGTCTCCTTCACCGGCGGCCCCTCGGTGACGATCAAGTCGCACCACAATGTCGGCGGCCTGCCTGAGCGCATGAACATGAAGCTCGTCGAGCCCCTGCGCGAGCTGTTCAAGGACGAGGTACGCAAGCTCGGCCGCGAGCTCGGCCTGCCCGAAATCTTCGTCGGCCGCCACCCGTTCCCGGGCCCCGGCCTTGCCATCCGCTGCCCCGGCGAGATCACGAGGGACAAGCTTGACATACTGCGCAAGGCGGACGCCGTCTACATCGACCAGATCAGGAAGCACGGCCTCTACGACGAGATCTGGCAGGCCTTTGCCGTGCTGCTCCCGGTGAAGACGGTGGGCGTCATGGGCGACGGCCGCACTTACGATTACGTCGTAGGCCTGCGCGCCGTCACCTCGACCGACGGCATGACCGCCGACTTCTACCAGTTCGACATGAAATTCTTAGGGGAGACCGCCACACGCATCATCAACGAGGTGAAGGGCGTGAACAGGGTGGTGTACGACGTGACCAGCAAGCCGCCTGGGACGATCGAGTGGGAGTAG
- a CDS encoding ABC transporter substrate-binding protein: MDRRQFLTTTAGLAVGTFTAAAPAIAQAKTKVRVGYLHTVAVDGQIWTGMDRGSFEKQGLDLELRQFNTGLEIFQALIGGSLDVLATGAVLSNFPARGQGKVFLINDIEVATAQLWVRGDQGIKSFADLKGKRIATATGTTAHVFLDTALRANKVDPKDVELVNQTMPAAVTAFISGAVPAVALWVPFNVTVRDKVLGATMLADASAYYPKAAIIGGWAAANDYYEPNKETLAKLIRGWADANDYIVANSAEAMEKLQKGHYSQTPLSDINESFKAQKMFTSKDWKRMYSDGTVTNWLQQSTDFFMANAGIKDFTPASKYFDPSLYLKTIA, translated from the coding sequence ATGGATCGGCGGCAATTTCTGACCACGACGGCGGGCCTTGCGGTCGGCACCTTCACGGCCGCGGCACCGGCAATCGCGCAAGCGAAGACGAAGGTCCGCGTCGGCTATCTTCACACCGTCGCCGTCGACGGCCAGATCTGGACCGGCATGGACCGCGGCTCCTTTGAAAAGCAGGGCCTCGATCTCGAGCTGCGGCAGTTCAACACCGGCCTCGAAATCTTTCAGGCTCTGATTGGTGGCAGCCTTGACGTGCTGGCAACCGGTGCGGTCCTCTCGAACTTCCCGGCCCGCGGCCAGGGCAAGGTGTTCCTCATCAACGATATCGAGGTGGCGACCGCTCAGCTCTGGGTGCGCGGTGATCAGGGCATCAAGTCGTTCGCGGACCTCAAGGGCAAGCGCATCGCGACCGCGACGGGTACGACCGCGCACGTCTTCCTTGATACGGCATTGCGCGCGAACAAAGTCGATCCCAAGGACGTCGAGCTCGTCAACCAGACCATGCCCGCGGCTGTGACCGCGTTCATCTCCGGCGCCGTGCCTGCCGTGGCGCTGTGGGTACCCTTCAACGTCACGGTCCGCGACAAGGTGCTGGGCGCGACGATGCTCGCCGATGCGTCAGCCTACTATCCGAAGGCGGCCATCATCGGCGGCTGGGCCGCTGCGAATGACTATTATGAGCCCAACAAAGAGACTTTGGCCAAGCTGATCCGCGGCTGGGCGGATGCCAATGACTATATCGTCGCGAACAGCGCTGAAGCGATGGAGAAGCTGCAGAAAGGCCACTACAGCCAGACGCCGTTGTCGGACATCAACGAGTCGTTCAAGGCGCAGAAGATGTTTACGTCCAAGGACTGGAAACGGATGTACTCGGACGGGACGGTCACCAACTGGCTGCAGCAGTCGACAGACTTCTTCATGGCCAACGCCGGCATCAAGGACTTCACGCCGGCGAGCAAATATTTCGATCCGAGCCTGTATTTGAAGACGATTGCCTAG
- a CDS encoding ABC transporter ATP-binding protein, whose protein sequence is MNKRAQFDKVSLCFETPKGRLNVVEDVSYDIKDGDFIAVIGPSGCGKTTMMSMLAGFQKPTTGKVLFDGRPVAGPGPERGVIFQEYGVFPWLTVKQNIAFGLTLNANHVPIAEREAICDHYLGLMGLADFANSFPKHLSGGMRQRLAIARAYAVKPQFLLMDEPFGALDAQTRSNMQNLLLKVLETEGKTVMLITHSVEEAIYLSSRIVVVTARPARIREIIDVPFAYPRDESIQERPEFAELRSHIRQLVMDEYRAQQAQMRPVSFSE, encoded by the coding sequence ATGAACAAGCGCGCGCAGTTCGACAAGGTTTCGCTGTGCTTCGAGACGCCGAAGGGCCGCCTCAACGTGGTCGAGGACGTCAGCTACGACATCAAGGACGGCGACTTCATTGCGGTGATCGGCCCGTCCGGCTGCGGCAAGACTACGATGATGAGCATGCTCGCCGGCTTCCAGAAGCCGACCACCGGCAAGGTCCTGTTCGACGGCCGTCCCGTCGCCGGTCCCGGCCCCGAGCGCGGCGTCATCTTCCAGGAATACGGCGTATTCCCCTGGTTGACGGTGAAGCAGAACATCGCCTTCGGCCTGACGCTCAACGCCAACCATGTCCCGATCGCCGAGCGCGAAGCGATCTGCGATCACTATCTCGGCCTGATGGGCCTGGCCGACTTCGCCAATTCCTTTCCGAAGCATCTGTCCGGCGGCATGCGGCAACGCCTCGCGATCGCGCGGGCCTATGCGGTGAAGCCGCAGTTTCTCCTGATGGACGAGCCGTTCGGGGCACTCGACGCCCAGACCCGCTCCAACATGCAGAACCTGCTGCTCAAGGTGCTGGAGACCGAAGGAAAAACCGTCATGCTGATCACCCATTCCGTCGAGGAGGCGATCTACCTCTCCTCCCGCATCGTGGTGGTGACGGCGCGGCCGGCGCGGATCAGGGAAATCATCGACGTTCCCTTCGCTTATCCGCGCGACGAGTCGATCCAGGAGCGGCCGGAATTCGCGGAGCTGCGAAGTCATATCAGGCAGCTCGTCATGGACGAATATCGCGCCCAGCAGGCGCAGATGCGTCCGGTCTCATTCTCGGAATAA
- a CDS encoding ABC transporter permease — MNGAGLRRLGLGLIPWIGAIVLWYAVRWSGFVNVSLIPAPHQVAAKFFELLTKEGLLIDIFASTRRVFLGVALGILAAVPVGFLLGWYRPARTFADPMINFFRALPPIALIPLVIVYFGVDELAKLVILFYASFFSGVIVMYEGVSQITPLYIRVAQTLGANQAEIFRKVIIPLTVPHILTALRVALGVAWATLVASELIAAQRGLGAMIQNASTYFLLDVIYVGIICIGLIALIMDLILRKITARLLVWQDRVIA; from the coding sequence ATGAACGGAGCTGGCCTGAGACGCCTCGGTCTCGGATTGATACCGTGGATCGGTGCGATCGTGCTCTGGTACGCCGTGCGCTGGAGCGGCTTCGTCAACGTCTCGCTGATTCCTGCGCCGCACCAGGTCGCCGCAAAATTCTTCGAGCTTCTCACCAAAGAAGGCCTGCTGATCGACATCTTCGCCTCGACGCGGCGTGTCTTTCTCGGCGTCGCGCTCGGCATCCTCGCGGCCGTGCCGGTCGGATTTTTGCTCGGGTGGTATCGGCCCGCCCGCACCTTCGCCGACCCCATGATCAACTTCTTCCGCGCGCTACCGCCGATCGCGCTGATCCCGCTGGTGATCGTCTATTTCGGCGTGGACGAGCTCGCAAAGCTCGTCATCCTGTTCTACGCCTCGTTCTTCTCCGGCGTGATCGTGATGTATGAGGGCGTGTCGCAAATTACGCCGCTCTACATCCGCGTGGCGCAGACGCTCGGAGCCAACCAGGCCGAGATCTTTCGCAAGGTCATCATTCCTCTCACCGTCCCGCACATTCTCACGGCGCTGCGCGTGGCTTTGGGCGTGGCATGGGCGACGCTGGTCGCATCCGAGTTGATCGCGGCACAGCGCGGGCTGGGCGCCATGATTCAGAATGCCTCGACCTACTTCCTGCTCGACGTGATTTATGTCGGCATCATCTGCATCGGCCTGATCGCGCTGATCATGGATTTGATCCTGCGTAAGATCACGGCGCGGCTTCTGGTCTGGCAGGATCGGGTCATCGCATGA
- a CDS encoding mandelate racemase/muconate lactonizing enzyme family protein, protein MTSQPFTIRSVQAFGYRYPLTTPVITSFGRMKDRPAVFVRVEDSDGNIGWGEVWCNFPAPGAEHRVRLVNELLAPALVGFNAFEPSAPFEHLTQGTSVLALQSGEAGPFAQSIAGIDLAVWDLHARRQNVALWRLLGGAGRTIKVYASGINPVGSERTAEAALSRGYRALKLKIGFDPAGDRANLAALRRLVGEGLLAADVNQGWTLAQALELAPQLDHVGLAWLEEPIRADRPRQEWAQLREAIRFPLAAGENIASHAGFAEVLREPVLGVVQPDIAKWGGLSACASIARDILKSGKMFCPHYLGAGIGLLASAHLLAGVGGDGLLEVDCNENPLRDRFCGPVLAVRDGMITLGDEAGLGFAPDLASIEQYRTI, encoded by the coding sequence ATGACATCACAGCCTTTCACCATCCGAAGCGTCCAGGCCTTTGGCTATCGTTACCCGCTGACCACGCCGGTCATCACGTCCTTCGGGCGGATGAAGGATCGGCCGGCTGTCTTCGTCCGCGTCGAAGACAGCGACGGGAACATCGGCTGGGGCGAGGTGTGGTGCAATTTTCCCGCGCCGGGCGCCGAGCATCGTGTTCGGCTTGTCAACGAATTGCTCGCGCCGGCGCTGGTCGGATTCAACGCCTTTGAGCCGTCTGCTCCGTTCGAGCATCTGACGCAGGGAACCTCCGTGCTCGCGCTGCAATCGGGCGAGGCCGGCCCGTTTGCACAGTCGATCGCCGGCATCGATCTCGCTGTCTGGGATCTCCACGCGCGCCGCCAGAACGTTGCGCTGTGGAGGCTGCTCGGCGGGGCGGGGCGCACGATCAAGGTCTACGCCAGCGGCATCAATCCGGTCGGCTCCGAACGGACAGCCGAAGCGGCGCTCAGCCGCGGCTATCGCGCGTTGAAGCTGAAAATCGGGTTCGATCCGGCAGGCGACCGCGCCAACCTTGCCGCGCTGCGCCGTCTTGTGGGCGAGGGCCTGCTGGCCGCCGACGTCAACCAGGGCTGGACCCTGGCGCAGGCGCTGGAGCTCGCGCCGCAGCTCGATCACGTCGGTCTCGCCTGGCTCGAGGAGCCGATCCGCGCCGATCGCCCCCGTCAGGAATGGGCGCAATTGCGCGAGGCCATCCGCTTTCCGCTCGCGGCCGGCGAGAACATCGCGAGCCACGCCGGTTTTGCCGAGGTGCTGCGTGAGCCGGTGCTCGGTGTCGTCCAGCCCGACATCGCCAAATGGGGCGGCCTGTCGGCTTGCGCAAGCATCGCCCGCGACATCCTGAAGTCGGGAAAGATGTTCTGCCCGCACTATCTCGGCGCCGGCATCGGCCTTCTGGCATCCGCGCATCTTCTCGCCGGCGTCGGCGGCGACGGGCTGCTCGAAGTCGATTGCAATGAAAACCCGTTGCGCGATCGCTTCTGCGGTCCCGTGCTCGCTGTCCGCGACGGCATGATCACGCTCGGCGACGAGGCTGGCCTCGGCTTCGCGCCCGATCTTGCATCCATCGAACAATACCGGACGATCTGA
- a CDS encoding GMC family oxidoreductase: MPARGYDYIIVGAGSAGCVVANRLSADPSCRVLLLEAGGSDRNFWLKLPVGYYRTIYNERFSRLFRTEPSEGSGGRAIVWPRGRVLGGSSSINGLIFIRGQHEDFDDWERLGADGWSYRELLPYFRRYERYRGGESQFHGGLGEFEVSDLRNDNPASKAWVEAGVEFGLPRNPDFNGATTLGVGTYQLGIGRHWRTSSASAFLRPAAPRPNLTIITHAQVSRVVFNGRVATGVEWISKGQVHSAAADREIILSGGALQSPQILQLSGVGPAELLRKLGIPVVAESPDVGANLQDHYQARLIVRLKERISLNDQVRNPVELTKMGLQWMLAGSGPLTVGAGQVGGAACTEYAVGGRPDVQFNVMPLSVDKPGEPLHSYSGFTASVWQCHGKSRGQLAISSTDPYEQPRIAPNYFAEEIDRKTIVAGLKILREIYRQKAFRSLWDVEMVPGEAARDDAGLWDFARNTGGTVFHCVGTCRMGSDAQAVLDPQLRVRGVERLRVIDASVMPQITSANTNATSLMIGERGAALVMA, encoded by the coding sequence ATGCCAGCACGCGGCTACGACTACATCATCGTCGGCGCGGGCTCGGCCGGTTGCGTCGTTGCAAACCGACTGTCGGCCGATCCGTCCTGCCGCGTGCTGTTGCTGGAGGCCGGTGGGTCGGATCGAAATTTCTGGCTGAAGCTTCCGGTCGGCTATTACCGGACCATCTACAACGAGCGGTTCTCGCGCCTGTTCAGGACCGAGCCCTCGGAGGGGAGCGGCGGCCGTGCCATCGTGTGGCCGCGCGGCCGCGTGCTCGGCGGCTCGTCCTCGATCAATGGTCTGATCTTCATCCGGGGTCAGCACGAGGATTTTGACGATTGGGAGCGCCTTGGCGCCGATGGCTGGAGCTATCGCGAACTCCTGCCGTATTTCCGGCGCTACGAGCGCTACCGCGGCGGCGAGAGCCAGTTTCACGGTGGGCTCGGGGAGTTCGAGGTCTCCGACCTCCGCAACGACAATCCGGCATCGAAGGCCTGGGTCGAGGCGGGTGTAGAGTTCGGTCTGCCGCGCAATCCCGACTTCAACGGCGCCACGACGCTCGGCGTCGGTACCTACCAGCTCGGCATCGGGCGGCACTGGCGGACCAGTTCGGCCTCTGCATTTCTGCGCCCCGCCGCCCCCCGTCCCAACCTCACCATCATCACCCACGCGCAGGTCAGCAGGGTCGTTTTCAACGGTCGTGTCGCGACCGGCGTCGAGTGGATCAGCAAGGGGCAAGTCCACAGCGCGGCGGCTGATCGTGAGATCATCCTGTCCGGCGGCGCGCTCCAATCCCCGCAGATCCTCCAGCTTTCCGGCGTAGGTCCGGCCGAATTGCTGCGCAAGCTCGGCATTCCCGTCGTTGCCGAGTCTCCTGATGTGGGCGCCAATCTTCAGGACCATTATCAGGCGCGGCTGATCGTTCGGCTGAAGGAGCGGATTTCGCTCAACGATCAGGTGCGCAATCCCGTCGAGCTGACGAAGATGGGGCTGCAATGGATGCTGGCAGGCAGCGGCCCGTTGACGGTTGGCGCGGGCCAGGTGGGCGGCGCGGCCTGCACGGAATACGCCGTCGGCGGCCGGCCGGACGTGCAGTTCAACGTGATGCCGCTCTCGGTCGACAAGCCTGGCGAACCCCTGCACAGCTATTCCGGTTTCACCGCGTCGGTCTGGCAATGCCACGGAAAGTCGCGCGGGCAGCTCGCGATCAGCTCGACCGATCCGTACGAGCAGCCGCGGATCGCGCCGAACTATTTCGCCGAGGAGATCGACCGCAAGACCATCGTCGCGGGTCTGAAGATTTTGCGCGAGATCTATCGGCAGAAGGCGTTTCGTTCGCTCTGGGATGTCGAGATGGTGCCGGGCGAGGCGGCCAGGGATGATGCCGGGCTGTGGGACTTTGCGCGTAACACCGGAGGCACAGTATTTCACTGTGTGGGGACCTGTCGCATGGGCAGCGACGCGCAGGCCGTGCTCGATCCGCAGCTGCGTGTGCGCGGCGTCGAGCGCCTGCGTGTGATCGATGCCTCGGTGATGCCGCAGATCACCTCGGCCAACACCAATGCGACCAGCCTGATGATCGGCGAGCGCGGTGCAGCGCTGGTCATGGCTTGA
- a CDS encoding GntR family transcriptional regulator translates to MELSSDSHVPKYAQIADIFRQRIARGVWTQGFRLPANEELAAEFGVSRVTIRQAVELLARDGVIEAQQGRGTFVTGTVRQDRWLKVETTLSDLADMYRDTSPEIINISESRTNAPLLSGDGKPAEKYVFMRRLHSREKQPYCVISIYLDEKIFRRSPKRFRNETVIPILNDLRDPAIASARQTLTIGAADIEAARLLRVPLNSPVAEVRRIFTTADRTVIYLGEVTYRGDFVRIDMDLRP, encoded by the coding sequence ATGGAATTGAGTTCCGACAGTCACGTCCCCAAATACGCGCAGATCGCCGACATCTTCCGGCAGCGTATCGCGCGCGGTGTCTGGACTCAGGGATTTCGCCTGCCCGCCAACGAGGAGCTGGCTGCCGAGTTCGGCGTGTCGCGCGTCACGATCAGGCAGGCGGTGGAGCTGCTCGCCCGCGACGGCGTGATCGAGGCGCAGCAGGGCCGCGGCACCTTCGTCACGGGGACCGTGCGGCAGGATCGCTGGCTTAAGGTCGAGACGACGCTGTCCGATCTCGCCGACATGTATCGCGACACCTCGCCCGAGATCATCAACATCTCGGAGAGCCGCACCAACGCGCCGCTGCTTTCCGGCGATGGCAAGCCGGCCGAAAAATACGTCTTCATGCGCCGGCTGCATTCGCGGGAGAAACAGCCGTATTGCGTCATTTCGATCTATCTCGACGAGAAGATCTTTCGCAGATCGCCGAAGCGTTTTCGAAACGAGACCGTGATCCCGATCCTCAACGATCTCAGGGATCCCGCGATCGCCAGCGCGCGCCAGACCCTGACGATCGGTGCTGCGGATATCGAGGCGGCGCGGCTGCTGCGCGTACCGCTGAATTCGCCGGTGGCCGAAGTCCGCCGCATCTTCACGACCGCGGACCGTACCGTGATCTATCTCGGCGAGGTCACCTATCGCGGCGACTTCGTGCGGATCGACATGGATCTGCGGCCCTAA